CGTGTGGACTGAGCCGACTTGGTGCTGTGGCAGCGAGATGACGCCCGCTTCAGCAGGTTCTGAGATATACAGCGTTGTAGGTTCTTCATGGAAGAAGCAGCggccatgctgatgatccatgggTGCTTGAGAGCCTGGCCGGCAGTCAGCCGCTCACTGGGATCTACTGTTAGAATTCGCTCCACAAAGTCTTTGGCAAGATTGGAAACGCTCGGCCATGGCTGGGGAAATGAACACAAATGTGGCATAAGTATGCAATCAATCTTAATTGAAAATGTGCTGAATTTGACTGTCAATATAATTGcaacacataaaaaaatataatatcaaGCAAAGGTGTTCTTTGTACATCCACTCTAAGTTTGCTCCGGTTCTTCATTATTCAAATAGTCTGATAACACTACAGCATTACATACATTACAGTGAAACCTTGATTTATATTAACTCTTTATTCTACTTTTAAATTTACGAACAACAGACCAAACAGCACAGCAATCAATCTGCGGCGCTTATTTGGTCAGCAGAGCAGAGCAATGCTGTCATTAGCTACCGTGCTAAGCATtactttgtgtacattttgtttatttatattatctcttttaaacatttttctaGTTTTGTTAACTCAATATGAGTCCAAAAAAGCAACGGACAAGCGATGTGTGGTTTCAGGACGTATCCACAGTAATGTCGACACTGCCCTTCTCCTACCTTACATAGCACACAAAGAAGATTGACCAACGGGATAAAGTGTTTATCTTGTATTCCTAATCATTGTAGCACCCTGGCTGTTTAAAAGTAaaggagttttgtgattttaaactgtgagtgcaccacagggcttgTGATAGTATGTGTCAGCAAGGAAGAGACATAGGAGGGAGACAGTTTAGCTACAGGtagttgtttagtttttttcaatgttgattcatcacccccttgttttgtttgataaTCAGTACTGAAAAGTGCTGTACACTGTGTTCAAAGTGTGTTaacttttattaaaataaaagagACTGGAAcccattttaaatttttttcatgaTTCTTATTAAGAAATGTGCTTCAATAtgcaaaatattatatatatgaaccctgttcaagaactgGTTTTATATTATATCTTATAATCTATTAATTATTTTACAAACATATCCTCAAATATGTACAACAGTGCAGCAGAGTTTCAAGTAAATTTAGTAAGTAGACCATGTTCATAATTGAAGCAATATGAGATATATGCTGTTCACTGAACATGATAGCATTCATTTCTACTTTGAGCAATTGTGCAGccatttttttgggcaaaatactaacaatacaaatatacatataggtTTAAGTCACCGTTATGTAAATGTGTGACAGCATGTCATTCCTTACCTCTCCAGAAAAGCTGTACTTCCCCTTGAGGATCTGCCGGTAGAGCCTCATGCGGTTGTCATCCTCAAATGGCATGGTTCCGCTCAGCAGGATGTATGAGATCACCCCCAATGCCCACATGTCCACGGCATTTGTGTATGGTTTTCTCACTAGAATCTCTGGGGCAATGTACTCAGGCGTGCCGCATGTGGTCTTCATCAGACATTCGTCTCCCTTCTTCCTGCTGCTGGCCAAACCAAAGTCGGTGATGATGATCTTGGAGTCTGCTCCCGGGTGGTAGTACAGCAGGTTCTCAGGCTTCAGATCACGGTGCGTGATCCCTAAAGTGTGAAGATACTTGACGCCGTCCAACACCATCTGCAGCACGCGAGTGGCGTCTCGCTCCGTGAAGGAGCCGCGAGCAATGATGCGGTCAAAGAGCTCTCCTCCAGTAGCCAGCTCCATCACCATGTATACACGCTCAGCAGTCTCAAAGACCTCCATCAGCTGGATTATATTGGTGTGGCGAACCCGTCGAAGAACGCACAGCTCTGACTCACAGACCTCCCGACCCTCTCTGTACCGTGTCTCGATCATCTTTATGGCGTATGGCTGCCGAGTGCTCTTGTGTTCAACGCGGACCACGCGGCTAAAACTCCCTCGACCTATCAGAGCTTTGATGTCATACTTGGCGGTGACCCTTGGGTCAAATTTGGCTCGATATTTTGCCACTTTTTTCCTTTGAGGGTCTGACACTTCAGATGGGTTTTTAGGTTGCTGGGTGGAGGCAACAGGGGTGGCAGCTTGTGCCTGAGTAAGCAATGGGGAGGCGGAGCCGGCTTTGTCCTCTCTTTCTCCACCAGCCTCACCCACTTTGCTCAAAGTGCCATCACCTCTAATGAAGTGCTTAAAGACATCAGTTTGAGGGGGCGGATCCacctggaaaaaaatgtatggataTAGTTGGTCCCAGATGCAGCATATACAACAGTTCAATATGAAGGCCGGTGTGGAAGGGGAACACTGAGTCAACTcaattatttagtattattaccATAACTTGGCGTTAGACTAATCTCATCCACATAATTAAAATGTATCTCCATTGCTTCTCAAAAGATCTTTTTGGGCAAACAACCAAGGTGGATAAGTGTGACATTAATTTAAGGCCCGACAAGCTATtgttattatataataataaatgggttgtacttgtatagcgcttttctaccttcaaggtactcaaagcgctttgacactacttccacatttacccatacacacacacattcacacactgatggagggagctgccatgcaaggcgccaaccagcacccatcaggagcaagggtgaagtgtcttgctcaggacacaacggacgtgacgaggttggtactaggtgggatttgaaccattgaccctcgggttgcgcacggccactcttccactgcgccacgcataaTCTCACAAATTCCAAGCTGCATTTACCATTGTGACACATAACGGGCATTTAGTAATAAAGATGTCACAGCGCATTTTATTTTAAACATACGGCGGCGCattcatttcacagacgcatcacaacgttagcttttccttcgacaacatcactgattactgctcactgcagacctcatgagacaacaaacataaaaaaatatcacTTACAGTACAATGTGTGCTGTCATTATAATGCAGACTGATTGGGTGTTCATATATTCTCATTTATATGAAGATTAACTAATAATCCttggaaaagaaaaaaaggggTGGCAACCAAGTCATGTCATTCTCGTCATTTCCTGGTTGATTGGATGCCAAAATTGACTGATTTTGTGCTCATCcttctactttccaggtgagaagtattgtacaaaaaaaaaacaagcgttTCAAAGAGTCTTTTGTTCATAACGAGCTttgaggcgagaaagcagctcacctgCTCATGACACCATACAGCAACATGCCAGTTAGCTGTCTGTGACAATGGGCCTCCAAAAAAAGTGTCTGCAatagcgcttacaataacaataccaCCAGTACTTGGTTAAAATTCAGGTCACAAATTGTAAAAGgcatattgttggcgcttttggGTGGTTATTTAGAGAGTTTTAAGGGCAGACTAGAGGACCTCTCATtaactccattgtaagcagacttattCATGAGTTAGAATGATTCTAAACAATagacaaaattaaaacaaaaaaacaagcagttcccctttaactcaaCAATATCCAATATTGTGTCATCACATAATAAAGTTTTAGTAGCATAGCCAACATAACCAAAGTATTAGGAACACTAATGCCGTGCAAATCTATACCAGTGCAGTACATACCGAATCAGTCAAAACTGTACTAAACTCTTGCATTGGATCTGATTTAACTAAGGAGGTGTATTGAATCAAGTGTCAGGTAGATGTAGTACAAGTGATGCACTTTACTCACCTTTTTTACCAGGTCCAACTGAACATCCCCTGGAGGCTCAGGGAGGACCTTACTGTTCCTGCACCCCATCACATAACTTGGGGCCTCTGCTCAGCCAGCCACGCAGGCGACCAGGAGCCCTGCCTCATCACCGCAACAGCTGATTCAACACATTCAAGGAATCCAAATTTCCAGGCCAAGCCTGACTCAGATAAGAGGGTTCATGAATTGAACTGGCGTCCCAATAAGCTGGCATCAGTATTGGCTGTTCTCAAAATGCACAATTTCCATCCACTAAAGTCTGAGGTGACACATCACTGCAGTATTGAAAACATGCTGTATGTTTTCTTCTTTTAGTTACTGCATGTCACAAGTTGCTGCTTTTCTTGAAATATCTGCAGCCAATCATTGCACATGAAAATCTGGGCTGATGCCATATTTTGAATGTCGTGGGTTAATATGTCAAATCTACAGACAAGTGGGGGGAGTACAACCCTGCAGCATTAAACTTAAACTAGAAGAGATCTGCCTTTACTAGGACAACTGCACAACGTTACCATCATTGCATGTATATTGGAAGTAAATTGGTTGGCTATGGTTTAATCCATTTTGTTAAACACTGCAAAGTCTCCATCAACCTCTCCTTTGACAAAGTTGTAGAAGTGAAGATGGAAGCTCTGAGAAAGAAAAGCACaaattaaaacctttagcatatcagtatgtggcattaaattatggaacggattaaccaaagaaatccagCAAcacaccaatatgattcagtttaagagaccgtTAAaaatacaagtgttcacaaagtacacagaacaataattatgatgaacatctggaatacttatatttatttattttgagacaaatattatttatgtatttaatatgtgtttacttactatggtatataatTAATTTATTATGCATTTATTCACTGTTTTGATACAGAGAAAAAGGAAATAGGATAACATTGCTATggaatgaaaaggggtaggataaaataagctctgcttcttcctactccttttccgacgtgctgtaatgaaacaactggaaatatgtgatgcattacattgtatcgtatgcctgtttgaaataaactgaaacttaGTTTGTGCCTGCATGTTCGTTTTAATAACGCTCAGTACTGACAAGAGTGAAACAGGTCTGTGACAATTTTCAATCACCCAAGTAGTTCAACTTTATTTAATGTAATTCACATTAACGTACAtgtggaaacacacacacatatatacacatatacatatatatatatatatatatatacatatatatatgtatatatatatatatatatttagggcttcacggtggaagaggggttagtgcgtctgcctcacaatacgaaagtcctgagtagtcctgggttcaatcccgggctcgggatctttctgtgtggagtttgcatgttctccccatgaatgcgtgggttccctccgggtactccagcttcttcccacctccaaagacatgcacctggggataggttgattggcaac
The nucleotide sequence above comes from Nerophis ophidion isolate RoL-2023_Sa linkage group LG12, RoL_Noph_v1.0, whole genome shotgun sequence. Encoded proteins:
- the pskh1 gene encoding serine/threonine-protein kinase H1 homolog, whose amino-acid sequence is MGCRNSKVLPEPPGDVQLDLVKKVDPPPQTDVFKHFIRGDGTLSKVGEAGGEREDKAGSASPLLTQAQAATPVASTQQPKNPSEVSDPQRKKVAKYRAKFDPRVTAKYDIKALIGRGSFSRVVRVEHKSTRQPYAIKMIETRYREGREVCESELCVLRRVRHTNIIQLMEVFETAERVYMVMELATGGELFDRIIARGSFTERDATRVLQMVLDGVKYLHTLGITHRDLKPENLLYYHPGADSKIIITDFGLASSRKKGDECLMKTTCGTPEYIAPEILVRKPYTNAVDMWALGVISYILLSGTMPFEDDNRMRLYRQILKGKYSFSGEPWPSVSNLAKDFVERILTVDPSERLTAGQALKHPWIISMAAASSMKNLQRCISQNLLKRASSRCHSTKSAQSTRSSRSTKSNKARRVREKELRELNRRYQQQYNG